The genomic window ATATGGCAGACATTTTAAGCTTATATACGTACAGAAAGTATAAATGAGATGTTTTCTACACAACAAGAGGTATTTTCGAAGCTCTATACATGAAGATTGTTTAAGTTCGCAGAAATAATGATTAAAGTGTAAAGCTAACATATTTTAACAATCATGAGTTCGTTGAATTCAGACTAATATCAATGGCTGACCCCAATGTTAATACTTTGCAATAAGGCATTAATTAGTGCTAATTATGGATGATAATCAAATCAGATTACAAGAATATGAAAGAaactaagttttaaaattttggttagTGTCTCAACACTGAAGAACGGGattcaaaaagacaaaaacgtttttggttgaaaaaataaataaatatataagataaatttattttttaaaataaatttttcttcattatcgAGATAATAATCCCGCACtacttaaatattaatttgtttaaattgtaAATCACCTCGTACTAGGTTTTATTCAAAGATATACCATACCAAATTAAAATCTAGATTACTAGCCCCACCAATATTGCTCCTAATTATAGATTAGACCAGCACGTTCAAAAGTTAATAATACTAAGTGCAACCTCTGTTGAATAGTTTATCATTTATCGTACGATTATACCTAATATAAGAAACGAGAATATGCCTAAGAAGAAATGAGCTTGATTCGATTCATAGAATATTATGCCTAAAAGAACTATTTActaacaaaattcaactaagGCATTGCACAAAATAGCCACTAAGAAAAGAGAATGTGCATCACTGAACTATTTACAGGCATAAAAAATAGGTACTatccattataaaaaaaacgcCCATTTCAAGATTTGGCActgatcatgatcatgatcatcaaactccaaaaaaaatcaattttgatcacTAAACAATCCCTTTGGAAACCTAATTTCAGCTCACTACAAGTAATTAAATTAACTGATCTTGCCTCTTGCTATAATCAATATCTAAAGCTTTTGAGTTCCCACTAGCAGTATGACCAACCAAACTGTTTAATTATACTCATGATGCAAATGCTCTGATGCCATGTAGAGAGAAACCTAAAAACTAGCCTAAGCTTGAGGTAAATCAGACGCCAGCACTTGCAAGCTAGTGCTTAAAATCAGTTCTTTTTAGGTATTGCTTAGGTTAATCCCAAAACATGCAAACGTGCACAAACGGAGTCCACTCATTTGAATTTGTAGAAAATAGTATTATATGAACAGTCCTAATACACTGCAAGCAGAAAGGGGGGCTGCAGATTatatggatattttaaaaaaagctggTGCTGTATGGGAGACCAGTACTAATCAGCTTTGCAGCTGGGGAACTAGCAAAGTTACTAGGATTATTAATATTTAGGTTGACCAAACTAATCCTCATCTTTAGTTGACgaagaagtttttttcttttagtgtaATAAGAtgtgattaaaattatattttgttttaattataattttaaaggtgTTTACATAATCAATATATATCACagttttatataagttttattaaaaaaatttccttgaaatcttgattatgagaaaaaaaaaatttatattttttaaaatatgattttttaaataataatcacaaaATTTATCACAATATTAAACTCACGAAGAGCTCAATgttgtttcttgtttctttttattgtgttctaatttctttccttccttttcaATCAAATTAGAATTAGGTTATGCAATTTGAATAAcacatcattatattttttagaattctaTTGGTGAAGTaacctattttgatttttataattttataataacaaagaatgaatttaaaatgtcaatttaAAATCTCAATAATTATAAATGGTTATTTTAACTGTatcaaaatataacattaatattatatCTCAGTATATTATGTGACactgaatatttatatatataatatcgaGAATCGTGAGtcctcatttaattttaaaataaatttaagaaatcatAGTCTTTGGTATTAGTTACTCTaagaatcttttttatattttttatttaatcttgtcTTTTGTATTAGTGACAACCATTAAttcaatttgtttgtttataaataacaaGAGATACATTAATCAATTCATATAACCATTAAGAACATGACTTAACAATTAGTAGAATACAAAATAACTTATTGACAAAACTAAACACATAatcaaaattaactataaaaaatcctgaataaattaaagtaaatataGCGTTACCGGACAACTaaatcaactttttaaaaacttcttgtttggtCAAATGATCCGTAACatgatctttttatatataattcaacaatttgttatatattttgttagtgATCGATGTGCATCCATGCGCATACCGTGGAGACACATACACATACACATATATTTATACAACTATTATCAAGAGAGTTTGCAAAGCAAAGAACAATTTCTTATTAAGAAGAAATGGATGATGAGCAAGATAGATTGTTGCCTATTGCCAATGTGGGTCGGATGATGAAGAAAATCCTGCCACCAACTGCCAAGATTTCCAAAGAAGCAAAACAAACCATGCAAGAATGTGCGACAGAATTTGTAAGTTTTGTAACTGGTGAGGCATCTGATAAGTGTCAGAAAGAGAACCGCAAGACAGTGAACGGAGATGACATCTGTTGGGCTCTCATTTCTCTAGGGTTTGATGACCATGCAGAGGCTATGGTAAGGTACTTGCATAAATATAGAGAGGCTGAAAGAGAGAGATCCACTAACCAACATAAAGCTTCTGGCACTGACCAAGGTGAAGAATCCAACCATGAAAGTAAGCAGCCAAAGCAACCAATTGAAGCTCCTAATAACGGAGTAGAATTTAGGGTTCTTGAGAAGGGCAACAGCAGCTCTTTCACAAATCCTTCCTGAGAAATAATGTCCACTCTTTATGATGAAGTAATGAAGAAAGAAGatcgagaagaagaagaacatgaaGACCGTGATGTACAAAAAAGACAAATTTTGGAGATTTACCTGCTTGATAAAGATTTAGATCTCTTGACAAGGTTTGATATTTGAAGTTTTTGACTTTAAAAAGCTTTGACAAATCTGTATAATCTGaggtaatatttaatatatatttctccTGAGCTTAGGGTTTCTTCGTCTTATCTCTTAACTTCTCCTTTACAGTGAAGGGGGGAAATCTGTATAATTTTAGCTATGCTTCGAATCGCATGCTTCACTTAAGTAGCAAAGTTTTTGGTGTCTGTCATTTTCTCATAATTTCTAGCTTGAGGCCTGTGATTGTTGTACACATATGACAAGTTAGCTTCTTGTTCATAACTTTGAGAAATACGAGCTTCACAAgaaagatttttgaaatttgtacTGTAAGCAATGCTCAAGCTATAATAGAACCtttttgttgttgcttttgAGTAAGAACCCTCTAGTTTCCCTATTCATAGATTTCAGGAAGGAAGTTGGGTGCATCAGATTGCTGGAAAAACTTTAGTTTCAGTGTGAATATATTGGAATCTAAATTTTCTTCTCAACCCTTTaccattaattaaaatgattttgtttcttcttttcgtCTTTACAGTTCAGACGTTTctcctatctctctctctcgcacACGCACGCTCTTATAAGGATGACGAACAGTACTGCTCCTGCTCAGAACTTGTGAATTTTCTGATCAATCACTATAAAACATTGACAAtaactttgttattttgataACTCAAATTGAATTGAACAAAGGAACTGAAGGTTCTTAGAGAGGAAAGACTTGATAATTGACGAAGCCATCCAAAAACTCAAGAACGGTCTCTGAACCAGACCAAAAGACAGCAACAGCAGCTTGCTAAAACCAGTAATGTTCATTATTTGTTCACATATTTATGTAAACCCTGATGTTAAATCATGCTAATTAAGTATGCCAACCTATGACGCAAATTCATTCATCAGTAATTGGTTACGTGGAGACTACGTGCATTTCAAGGGTTTCCCAGCAATAGGAGTCAAACGAACACCACATGGTTCTTTGAGCACTCTTGCATGCCCCCCGGGGCTCTCCGTGGCCATTTAAGCAAGTCCAACCAGCAAATACATGACCTGAAAATGCTAGAGCTAAACAAAATATGTAAATGGCCACGTGGATGCACGTAGGTGAACCTTCGTTGTTCTGATTAATTCTTCCTCTCGAAAGCAAGTGAAGTTACCAGATGCATTATTAATTAGTCAACTAATTAGGGCTAAAAAAAGATTACTTGAGTACTAGATTCAGAGTTTGCATAACCCTAGAATCGGGACCACTACTATTGAGGCTTTACATAGCATGTTTTATCGAGAAAATCCAATCAAAATCTGAAGCATGCTTGTTTTTAACTATATCAGCAAATGGATTGGTAATCTCCCcgtaaaaaaagatgatgataaATAGAACCCCGATAAATTAATGTTAGAATTGAAATTGAGTTAGGTTTCAAGCTTCAACATACCACCAAGAGCTTCACTGAGCTCTTTGGGACCACTTATCAACTATCATCTGTTTTGACAAAAGATGGAATCTTAGTTGTGCTTAATAGAAAAGGGAGAGAGGAATGCAAAGACCCACTTAAAATTGTTTCCCAACAAAATGAGAGAAATCATACATGATATATATGAGACAAAAGCTGAAACTAATTGAAAAAGTTTAGTACCAACTATACCGATGCAAATAACACCATTAAGGGTTTTCTTGATAGAATGAATTATCTGATAACCTCGAGACTCTAGGACCAACTATGTCAATGCAATATTAGGCAACTAATGGCATTCTTGAAAGAATGATTTCAACTAAAGCTGCTTCCACGGGCTTTGACCATGAGTCTCGGCATTGGGTTTCATAATCTGTTTGCTTGCATTGCTCGCTAGAAAGCACTCGGCAACATAGGATCCGAATTAAACTAAACAGAACAAGCATTAGACCACGTTTTGTGCACCAATTTTACAGGATAGATGGTAATAGAATCATGGGTTGTCCATTTGCAATGCAGCAGCTTGCCATAAGCAAGCGCAGCAAATTGTTACGAGCCCTAAGACACAAAAATTCAAGAGCTGCATTGGTCTTTCAAGTTTGAAAAAAAGTCCTCACCTTAATACTCAATGGTACCAGGAACTAATTTGATGCAAGCCAAAATGCACCAATGCCATTCAGCAATGACAATGGGTATGcataaacataaattattcCATGCACAGTATGACTTGCCAACACTTCTGCAATATAAGTGCTAAGAAAATGATGCCGTTATAATGTAGCTCTGACTGAAACAAATAGCTATAATCACTTCAAAATGAATTTCGTTAAAACCCTCCACCATCGACTCTACCAAGAGCATAAAACATAATATCATGGTAGGTGTGTAAGCAAGCTTTGTTCTTTCTCTAGAAGTCCATGGCTCCTTCCAAGAAATCATCCTAACATTTCAGAGGAGatcatatatatgataaaaaaatgtttatcaaGGAAAACTAaagatttcattattattttactttggtccaattataaaaagaaattcatcaTTCTCTGATATTTCTGATATTCACTTCAACATCAAAGTCTACAgtacaagaaaaatgaaatgagcCAGTCAGATcattcattataaaataaaatcaagtaattTGATTAACGAAACCTTCTACAAATCCCCAACCATCATCTATATCTGGCCCCACCCAATAACCAGTTATTATTTTGTGAGTACAAGAACTTACATGCATACAACTAGAAACAAGTCGGTAAAAATGGTTGGTGGGAGTTGCTAGACATCCACCGCAGCTCTGATTCACAGAAAGTATCTCTCCAGTTGCGTTGCAAGGGACCAAAAGGTTCGTTGCtgtaaacaaattaaatttgaagtCATATAAGAGAGCAAGTAGAAGGCAGGTCTTCACGTTTCTTATGCATTATCTGTTAGCATTACCAGTGAACTtctcccttttcctttccttttcttttttgactttAAATAGAAGTTTTCATTACATAGTTTAACTCTTACAAACCCACAATCCATGGTGCACTTCTAATTCAACTCAACATGTTATGCTATAACAGTTACTTATTTTCACAAGCTTATGTTCCCATCACAGGCAAAAATGGTAAAAACTATCAACTGAATATGATAAATCATCTTGCTTCAACTCTTTTTCGGTAGGTGGCGTGAAATTAAGATACCTGTCCCAGATGTTGCTTGGCCTGAAAGTCTCGTAACAGCTGATTTCCTTAGTTGTAATTCCTGAGAAACCAGTCACAAAACAGTCCCAAATCAAAACACAAACTTATTAACTCAAGTCAAGAACTTGGGGAGC from Populus trichocarpa isolate Nisqually-1 chromosome 5, P.trichocarpa_v4.1, whole genome shotgun sequence includes these protein-coding regions:
- the LOC18098690 gene encoding uncharacterized protein LOC18098690; amino-acid sequence: MASLLVSISFPMPLSAPKFSFKELQLRKSAVTRLSGQATSGTATNLLVPCNATGEILSVNQSCGGCLATPTNHFYRLVSSCMHVSSCTHKIITGYWVGPDIDDGWGFVEGFVNQIT
- the LOC18098689 gene encoding nuclear transcription factor Y subunit B-4, which gives rise to MDDEQDRLLPIANVGRMMKKILPPTAKISKEAKQTMQECATEFVSFVTGEASDKCQKENRKTVNGDDICWALISLGFDDHAEAMVRYLHKYREAERERSTNQHKASGTDQGEESNHESKQPKQPIEAPNNGVEFRVLEKGNSSSFTNPS